One part of the Ranitomeya imitator isolate aRanImi1 chromosome 10, aRanImi1.pri, whole genome shotgun sequence genome encodes these proteins:
- the SLC25A34 gene encoding solute carrier family 25 member 34 yields the protein MATPPPGAAVSVSPPVDFVLGASACCLACVFTNPLEVVKTRLQLQGELRSRGSYPRHYRGVLQAMAAVGAADGLRGLQKGLTAALLYQGLMNGVRFYLYSTAEGAGLTERPGGNVAAGAMAGALGALVGSPAYLVKTHLQAQTVSAIAVGHQHNHQSVSSAFETIYKKQGVLGLWRGVNGAVPRVMVGSAVQLATFANAKDWVKKQKWFSDDSWLVPLAGGMISSVGVAIAMTPFDVVSTRLYNQPVDVQGRGRLYRGFLDCFLKIARKEGVMALYKGIVPAYVRLGPHTILSLLFWEELRKMTYYYQHQ from the exons ATGGCGACCCCCCCGCCCGGCGCCGCCGTCTCGGTCTCCCCCCCGGTGGACTTCGTGCTGGGCGCCTCCGCCTGCTGCCTGGCCTGTGTGTTCACTAACCCGCTGGAGGTGGTGAAGACGCGGCTGCAGCTGCAGGGAGAGCTGCGCTCCCGGGGCTCCTACCCGCGCCACTACCGGGGGGTGCTGCAGGCCATGGCGGCCGTGGGGGCGGCGGACGGGCTGCGGGGGCTGCAGAAGGGGCTGACGGCGGCGCTGCTCTACCAGGGCCTGATGAACGGCGTCCGCTTCTACCTCTACTCCACCGCCGAGGGCGCGGGGCTGACGGAGCGGCCGGGGGGCAACGTGGCCGCGGGGGCGATGGCCGGAGCCCTGGGGGCCCTCGTGGGGAGTCCGGCGTATCTG GTGAAGACGCATCTCCAGGCACAGACAGTGTCCGCCATCGCTGTGGGGCATCAGCACAACCaccag AGCGTCAGTTCTGCCTTTGAGACCATCTACAAGAAGCAGGGGGTCCTAGGACTGTGGCGTGGAGTTAATGGAGCCGTCCCGCGGGTGATGGTGGGATCCGCCGTGCAGTTGGCGACTTTTGCTAATGCTAAAGATTGGGTCAAGAAACAAAAG TGGTTCTCTGACGACAGCTGGCTGGTGCCGTTGGCCGGCGGGATGATCAGCAGTGTTGGAGTTGCCATAGCGATGACTCCATTTGACGTGGTCAGCACGCGCCTGTATAACCAGCCAGTGGACGTGCAGGGCCGG GGCCGTCTCTATCGCGGTTTCTTGGACTGTTTTCTGAAGATCGCACGCAAGGAAGGCGTCATGGCGCTCTACAAGGGCATCGTCCCGGCTTATGTCCGCCTGGGGCCACACACCATCCTCAGCCTGCTGTTCTGGGAGGAGCTGAGGAAGATGacctattactaccagcaccagtgA